The window TGTGGGAAAAGCCCGAGGTAATGGGGGATCTGATGACAGCGTCGCCAACAGCGATAATTTTTGAGGGGATGGCCCGCGAGGGTCAGGGTTCGCTGAGCGGCTAAGTCCATTAAGTGCGGAGGACGGGCCGGGGTCTTCCAAGGGCGGTGAACACGCTGCCCGCGCCGCCGGCTGCTGTCTCCGGGCGGGCGCGAGTCTGGGGCCGCAGGCCACCCCTTAACCCTCAACCGGGACCTGGCCGCAGGCCCGGGAATCAGAAGGAAGAAGCACTCATCGGCGTATAAAGCGGTGCCGGCCGGACCGTGCAGTTCGGGTCAGGTGACTCTGACGGGGAGGAGGTCGTAGGTGTTGTCGCAGCCATCGCGCGGCGGCGTGCGTCCGATCGCATACAGCCGGTCGCTGATGGACTGGTCCGGTTTGGCGGCGACGACGCGGATCCGGGGGAGTGGGGTTGGTGCGTTGTCGGGTTGGGCGTACGGCCGGGCTTGCGGAACAAACCACCGGCCGGAACCGTCGTGGGTCACCGGTACCGGGTCACAGCGGTCGTTGACGCCGAAGCAGGCGGAGACGGACGTGCCGGCGGGCAGGGCTGAGAGGTCGAGCTCGACCGGGCCAAGGTTGACGAAGCCCACGGCGGGGCAGACGATTGGGTCCGGAGTGCAACCGGACGCAGTGAGCACCAACGTCGGGAGCACCAACAGCAATGCCGAAGACTTGGCCTTCATGGCATCAGCGTAACGCCGCCCTGCACGAATGACGAAGGCTTCCGGCAGCCGGTCAGCCGTCCCATGTCATGCGTGCGGACCCGGGACCGGCCCCTCAGCGCGCCGCGAGAGCCCGGAATTCCTCGACGAGCTCCGGGTCCCGCACAAACGGGTGAACGCCTCGATGCGCATCTCGATCTCCTTGCCCAACAGCCAAGCGCCGACCGGCTCTGCGATAGGCCGCAACCAGGCCGGGCGGCGAGTGCATGTATATTTCCGGAGAGCGCCGTCGAGCCAGCCCTGCGCACCGTCCGGGCCGACCAGCTGGCCATCAATAGAGTCCTGGAAGCCGTCGACGTCCGCTGGTGGTCCCACAGCCCGGTCCGCGCGGTCTTCGTCGTCACCGAGATCAGCCCGCCGGGAACGGCATGCTGGCCGTGACGTTCTCCACTAAATTCGGCATGGAGCGCACCCGTCTGGTCCGCCCGGACCGCCGCTTCCCGGTGGCCCAGCAGTAACGCCCGCAGCACCGGAGCCGGCCGATGCTGCCTTCGACACCGACTGCCGCAATTGCCTTCAATCCCACAAAAATGACTGACTGGATGGTGGGCCAGATGAGCGCGCAGGTGTCGTGGACCCCGGACAAGGACATGACGCGGTTTACCACGTGCGGACGTCATCGAGGCGAAAGGGTCGGAGCGTCACTCCGAGCACACCAGATGTCCACACCACTTCAGCCGGGCAGCCTGCGCCGTCGGGCGGTTCAGCACCTGTAATCTGACACCGAAACCACTACCTATGGGGGACCATTGACCGAGAACATTCCGCCGATCCCGTCTGCGCCGCAACCCGAGGGCTACGCGTCGCCTGCACCCTTCGGCCCCACCGCCGGCAATGCGCCTCCCTACGGGCCGCCTCAGCCTGGCGTCCAGGCGCCGCCGGCACCCTACGGCCAACAGCAGTACGCGCAGCCCCAGTACGTGCCGTACCCGCCGCAGCAGTACGCGCCCCCGGCGCCGTGGAAGATGGGTCCACCGAAGCCCAAGTCCTCCGGCCACCGGGTAGCTTCCGGCATCGTCGGGATCGTGCTCGGTGTCTGGCTGTTGATGCCGTCCATCGCAGGATTCAGCAACGGCAGCAGCACGGCGTTCATGGCGTTCCTCGTCCTGGTCGCAGCTCTGGGCAACCTCACGGCCGGCATCATCCTGCTGGCCAACCAGAGAGGCCGAGGCCCGGGCGCGCCGATAACTTCCCTGAGCTTCGCAGGGTTCGCCCTCCTGCTGGGCCTCATCGGACTCGCCGTGTCCTATTTTGGTGCCGCCCTGTTCCTGTCCTCACTGATCCTGGCCGCCCCGGTTCTCATCGTCATGGGTATCGGTCTTTCACGGGAGAAGCGCAGCGCCTGAGCCTGCAGCCGGCACCTGGCACCGGTCGACGACGAGGGCTGCTTAACTTCCCACCATGGACCCATGTGCTGACACAACATCAATCCACGAATTGATGAAGGACGAGACCCGGCGCGGGACGTTATCGTTTATCCACGGTGAAGGCTCGCTGCCGTATTACGAGGCACTCCGCAAAGAGGGGCCCATGAAAGAAGCTGACACGGCGGCCTATGCCTCGCTGACAGCAAACCGTATGCCGGACGCTGTCCCCGTTCTCTCATCAGGCGTTCAACCTAACGGGCAGGGGGCCCGTGGCGTCCGTCTCCTTGGACAGCCGGGCCGACAAGGAGCAGATGATCAACGAGGCCATCGTACGGACGCTGAAGGGCAACGGGCTGGTCGCGTGACCATTGCGTCAGCAATGGGGCAGCCCGGCATCCCTCGGTAGCGTCGGATCGTATATCCTCCGACCGTAAGCAGCGAGATGTGGTTCTTGATCATGCGGGACACTGTGTAGACGCCCCGGTAGTGAGCCTTGACGCTCTCCAGTGCTGAGTCGATGTCGTTGCCGTGCGCCTTGAGGACAGTGCGAAGCAACGTGGCGCTCTCTTCGGAGTCCAGCGTCCGCGTGGGTGATACGGGAGCTCGCGTGGGCGGGGACAGGAAAAAACCCCCGGAATCCTTGGATTCCAGGGGTTTTTTCTTTGTGCGCGGAGGGGGACTTGAACCCCCACCCCCTTTCGAGGACTAGCACCTCAAGCTAGCGCGTCTGCCATTCCGCCACCCGCGCAGGTGGTATTCGGTGAACCTTTTCGCCTTTCAGCGTTTCGGTTTTCTCCGAAGCAGCGAGAAAGACTCTAGCATGAAGTTTCCGGAAACAAATAATCGGGGCCCGGCGGGACATGTGGGTAGGCTGAAGCGAGCAACCGACCCGATGCCACGAGGAGCGAGACATGACTGAAATCAGGCCCGAGGACGAGGTCGTCAGGATCTGCCAGGAACTCATCCGGATCGACACCTCCAACTATGGGGACGGCTCCGGCCCGGGGGAGCGGGCAGCCGCCGAGTACACCGCGGGACTGATGACGGAAGTCGGACTGGACGCAGAAATCTTCGAGTCCGCCCCGGGCCGCGCCAGTGTGGTGACCAGGCTTGCCGGCGAGGACCCATCCGCCAGCGCCCTGGTGGTCCACGGGCATCTGGATGTGGTTCCGGCGCTGCGCGATCAGTGGTCGGTGGATCCCTTCGGCGCGGAACTCAAGGACGGCATGATCTGGGGCCGCGGCGCCGTGGACATGAAGGACATGGACGCCATGATCCTCGCCGTTCTGCGGAACTTCGCCCGCACCGGGCGCAAGCCCAAGCGGGACCTGATTTTCGCCTTCTTCGCCGACGAGGAAGCCGGCGGCACCTACGGGGCCCGGTATGCCATCGAAAAGCGGCCCGAACTGTTCGACGGTGCCACCGAGGCTATCTCCGAAGTGGGCGGCTTCTCCGCCACCATCGGCGGCCAGCGCACCTATCTGCTCCAGACCGCCGAGAAAGGCCTCTCCTGGCTCCGGCTCGTCGCCCACGGCCGGGCAGGGCACGGCTCACAGATCAACACAGACAATGCCGTCACCAGGCTCGCCAGTGCCGTCTCACGGATCGGCGAATACCGCTGGCCGGTGGAGTTGACGCCCACCACCCGGCAGTTCCTTGACGGCGTGACGGAACTCACCGGCGTGGAATTTGATCCCGATGATCCGGACAAGATCCTGAAAGAGCTGGGGACCGTGGCTCGCTTCGTCGGGGCTACGCTGCAGAACACCACCAATCCCACCCTGCTCAAGGGCGGCTACAAGCACAACGTCATCCCCGAATCGGCCGAGGCCCTGATCGACTGCCGCACCCTTCCCGGCCAGGAACAGCAGGTCCTGGAAACCGTCCGCGAACTCGCCGGCAAGGGCGTGGATGTGAGCTACGTTCACAACGACGTGTCCTTGGAGGTTCCCTTCGCCGGCAACCTCGTGGACTCCATGATCGACGCGCTGCATTCCCAGGACCCGGGCGCCAAGGTACTGCCCTACACCCTCTCCGGCGGCACGGACAACAAGTCCTTGAGCCGGCTCGGCATCACCGGTTACGGCTTCGCGCCGCTGCAATTGCCCGATGAACTGGACTTCACCGGGATGTTCCACGGTGTGGACGAGCGGGTTCCCACCGAGTCGCTGAAATTCGGCGCACGGGTGCTCGATACCCTGCTCACCAACTACTGAGT is drawn from Micrococcaceae bacterium Sec5.8 and contains these coding sequences:
- a CDS encoding M20/M25/M40 family metallo-hydrolase; protein product: MTEIRPEDEVVRICQELIRIDTSNYGDGSGPGERAAAEYTAGLMTEVGLDAEIFESAPGRASVVTRLAGEDPSASALVVHGHLDVVPALRDQWSVDPFGAELKDGMIWGRGAVDMKDMDAMILAVLRNFARTGRKPKRDLIFAFFADEEAGGTYGARYAIEKRPELFDGATEAISEVGGFSATIGGQRTYLLQTAEKGLSWLRLVAHGRAGHGSQINTDNAVTRLASAVSRIGEYRWPVELTPTTRQFLDGVTELTGVEFDPDDPDKILKELGTVARFVGATLQNTTNPTLLKGGYKHNVIPESAEALIDCRTLPGQEQQVLETVRELAGKGVDVSYVHNDVSLEVPFAGNLVDSMIDALHSQDPGAKVLPYTLSGGTDNKSLSRLGITGYGFAPLQLPDELDFTGMFHGVDERVPTESLKFGARVLDTLLTNY